In Wolbachia endosymbiont of Aedes albopictus, one DNA window encodes the following:
- the dusB gene encoding tRNA dihydrouridine synthase DusB, which yields MPLQIASLTIDSSVILAPMSGVTDYPFRSIVKKLGASLLVSEMIASRAMIMQTCQSLQKAKVDELTAVQLAGCEPDVMAEAAKLNEDMGAKIIDINFGCPVKKVVNGYAGSALMRDEKKAAEIIEAVVKAVNVPVTVKMRTGWNNENRNAPRLAKIAEDLGAKMITVHGRTRAQLYNGQADWKFIRNVKEQVKIPVIVNGDIKNLSDIQSALKESGADGVMIGRGAYGKPWLINQAMNFLNGSETSEPTASERLSIILEHYDNILEYYGNDTGIKIARKHIGWYSSGLQSSSEFRMRVNNMIDSTEVKENIIGFFGQETH from the coding sequence ATGCCCCTGCAAATAGCAAGTTTGACGATTGATTCTTCAGTTATTTTAGCTCCAATGTCAGGGGTAACTGATTATCCATTTAGAAGTATTGTAAAGAAGCTAGGTGCAAGTTTGTTGGTTTCAGAGATGATTGCAAGCAGAGCCATGATCATGCAAACTTGCCAGAGTCTACAAAAAGCAAAAGTTGATGAGCTAACTGCCGTTCAGCTTGCTGGATGCGAGCCGGATGTAATGGCAGAGGCTGCAAAACTAAATGAGGATATGGGTGCAAAAATAATAGATATAAATTTCGGTTGTCCTGTTAAAAAAGTTGTAAACGGTTACGCAGGATCAGCGCTAATGCGCGATGAGAAAAAAGCCGCTGAGATAATTGAGGCCGTAGTCAAAGCAGTGAATGTGCCAGTTACGGTGAAAATGCGCACTGGATGGAACAATGAAAATCGCAATGCACCGAGACTTGCGAAAATTGCCGAGGATTTAGGAGCAAAAATGATTACTGTGCATGGAAGGACAAGAGCACAGCTCTATAACGGTCAAGCAGATTGGAAATTCATTAGAAATGTTAAAGAACAAGTGAAAATTCCAGTTATAGTAAATGGCGATATTAAAAACTTAAGTGATATTCAAAGTGCTCTTAAAGAATCCGGAGCAGACGGAGTGATGATAGGTCGTGGTGCCTACGGTAAACCTTGGCTGATTAATCAAGCAATGAATTTTCTGAATGGAAGCGAAACTTCTGAGCCAACAGCTTCAGAGAGATTAAGCATCATACTTGAGCATTACGACAATATTCTTGAGTACTATGGAAATGACACAGGAATAAAGATAGCCCGCAAACACATAGGTTGGTACAGTAGCGGGCTTCAAAGCTCATCTGAATTTCGCATGAGAGTAAATAACATGATAGATAGCACAGAAGTGAAAGAAAATATTATTGGCTTTTTTGGTCAAGAGACACACTAA
- the serS gene encoding serine--tRNA ligase: protein MHDIEYIRKNPEGFEKVMKSRGIREFSAKEVLEIDHEKRSLTTKLQDLNRQRNEITEEIKKLKMSKSPCEEQIELSKDITNEIEAISLKEQAEKDKLVNVLSNLPNIPAQDVPIGADKNSNLEARRYGGKRQFDFVPESHYELGEKLGLMDFEQAAKISGSRFAILRGQLARLGRVLINFMLEMHVNEFGYTEVYHPALVKNEAMYNVGQLPKFSDDSYLTTDELRLIPTSEVFLTNLVADKIVEEKELPIRFTAYSECFRKEAGSAGRDTRGMIRQHQFGKVELVSITTEDLSNDELERMTSVVEEILKKLELPYRVMLLCSGDMGFAAQRTYDIEVWLPEQNKYREISSCSNCGAFQARRMNAKYSSETDKKIKKYVHTLNGSALAIGRTIVAIMENYQNSDGSIAIPNVLQKYMSNDTVISK, encoded by the coding sequence ATGCACGATATAGAATATATACGCAAAAACCCTGAAGGATTTGAAAAGGTAATGAAAAGCAGGGGGATAAGAGAGTTTTCTGCAAAAGAGGTATTAGAAATTGATCACGAGAAAAGGTCATTAACCACTAAATTGCAAGATTTAAATAGGCAGCGCAATGAAATCACAGAGGAAATAAAGAAGCTTAAAATGAGCAAGAGCCCTTGTGAAGAGCAAATAGAGTTGTCAAAAGACATCACGAATGAGATAGAGGCAATTAGCTTAAAGGAACAAGCAGAAAAGGATAAGTTAGTGAATGTTTTATCTAACTTGCCGAATATTCCTGCGCAAGATGTGCCAATAGGCGCAGATAAGAACTCTAATTTAGAGGCGAGAAGATATGGAGGAAAAAGACAGTTTGATTTTGTACCAGAATCTCATTATGAACTCGGAGAAAAATTAGGTTTAATGGACTTCGAACAAGCGGCGAAAATTTCCGGATCAAGATTTGCGATATTAAGAGGGCAGTTAGCTAGGCTTGGCCGAGTATTAATAAATTTTATGCTTGAAATGCATGTTAATGAATTTGGCTATACTGAGGTGTACCACCCAGCTTTGGTGAAAAACGAGGCTATGTATAATGTTGGTCAGCTACCGAAATTTTCTGACGATTCGTATTTAACTACCGACGAATTGAGGTTGATTCCCACAAGTGAAGTGTTTTTAACAAATTTGGTTGCTGATAAAATAGTAGAGGAAAAAGAACTGCCTATTCGTTTTACTGCGTATTCAGAGTGTTTTCGTAAAGAAGCAGGCAGCGCAGGGCGAGACACGAGAGGCATGATAAGGCAACACCAATTTGGTAAAGTGGAATTGGTGAGTATTACAACTGAAGACCTATCAAATGATGAACTTGAGCGCATGACGAGTGTTGTTGAAGAGATATTAAAAAAACTAGAATTACCGTATAGAGTAATGCTACTGTGTAGTGGTGATATGGGTTTTGCTGCACAAAGGACTTATGACATAGAGGTATGGTTACCTGAGCAAAATAAATATAGAGAAATATCAAGCTGCTCAAATTGTGGTGCATTTCAAGCAAGAAGGATGAACGCTAAATACTCTTCAGAAACTGATAAAAAGATAAAAAAATATGTTCACACTTTAAACGGCTCAGCTTTAGCTATAGGAAGAACGATTGTTGCCATAATGGAGAATTATCAAAATTCTGACGGGTCGATTGCAATACCAAACGTGTTGCAAAAATACATGAGTAATGATACTGTTATAAGCAAATAA
- a CDS encoding DNA-directed RNA polymerase subunit beta/beta': MVDSSYMYASGAFVPRVSYSRSIDLKDSLLDLVKVQKESYDSFAPKNKGNERLEVIFHTIFPINDPLRRATIEFISCRVDDPKYDESECIKRGVTFSAQVIASIRLVVMQDGISLDEYKSIKGSGDHSKLATVVKSIEEQEVHFCGLPMMTDKGTFIINGVEKVIVSQMHRSPGVFFDSDKGKTYNSGKLIYSARIIPYRGSWLDIEFDVKDHLYFRVDRKRKLPISVLLKALGLSNNDILDRFYEKIKYVKHKDGWKVPFVPDKFKGVRLPFDLMDIQGNVLLKANVRITSRLAKKLYDNELKEYLVPFNSICGLFLAEDLIDSASSTKILSAGESIKLEDIKKLELLSVDEISVLNIDNVSVGPYILNTLFLDENMSYQDALYEIYRVLRPGEVPVLEIVEEFFRNLFFSPEYYDLSNIGRLKLNSYLGLNYDEDLTVLTYEDIIEIVKKIVLLRDGQGSVDDIDHLGNRRVRSVGEFIENQFRTGLLKLERAIVDSMSTSSLDKVSPSDFINPKVLTNVLRDFFNSSQLSQFMDQTNPLSEITHKRRLSALGPGGLTRERAGFEVRDVHPTHYGRICPIETPEGQNIGLINSLAIYARINKYGFIESPYRKVVNRVVTDQIEYLSAIDEGLYYIADTSAKLDENNCFVDDMLYCRYASSFIMVSSDQVSYIDVSPKQVISVAASLIPFLENDDANRALMGSNMQRQAVPLLKPTAPLVATGMESFVASGSGAVVLAKRDGIVDSSDSNSIVIRAFDKERVNYLDVDIYHLRKFQRSNHNTCINQRPLVCVGDYVKKGDVIADGPAINSGELALGKNLLVAFMSWQGYNFEDSIIISSEVVKKDLFTSIHIEEFDCVVHDTPLGSEKITRAIPGVNEENLYHLDDSGIVKIGTRVGPGYILVGKVTPKPSLSLPPETKLLMTIFGEKSFDCADSSLYTSPDVEGTVIDVQVFTRRGVEENERALLIKQKEVNDFEGERDYIINVTSEYFYDELKKLLINSGSQDREKFDSIEREQWWGIGLKNQSISEQVKSLKKDFDEKVSHAIAQFKRKVEKLHEGYDLPQGVSMSVKVFIAVKHSLQPGDKMAGRHGNKGVISRVVPVEDMPYLEDGTPVDIILNPLGVPSRMNVGQILETHVGWACRKLGERVSNILDEINKIKSAFCKGIRSLNDDNFTQFAVAYLDNKKIENIDDDEIMASVLNTPNKNALNDELNVLVENYLNSCKSSYSNLRDFLIEVYSYGSNVSICNDIRNISDNNLIEFARKLRDGVPVAAPVFEGPKDEQIAKLFELAGLDHSGQAVLYDGCRGEKFDRKVTVGYMYMLKLHHLVDGKIHARSVGPYSLVTQQPLGGKSHFGGQRFGEMECWALQAYGAAYTLQEMLTVKSDDINGRVKIYESIIKGDSNFECGIPESFNVMIKELRSLCLNVDLKQNNVVIEDISHTNIAQPFNEVSISIASPESIKRISCGEIEDVSTANYRTFKVEKGGLFCPKVFGPVNDDECLCGKYKKRRHRGRICEKCGVEVTSSKVRRERMGHIELASPVAHIWFLKSLPSRIGALLDMSLRDIENILYSDNYIVIDPLVSPFEKGEIMSEKAYNEAKDSYGIDSFVAMQGVEAIRELLTRLDLHEIRKDLRLELESVASEIRRKKIIKRLRIIENFIKSGNRPEWMILTTIPILPPDLRPLVSLESGRPAVSDLNHHYRTIINRNNRLRKLLSLNPPEIMIRNEKRMLQEAVDSLFDNSRRNTLVNKAGAVGYKKSISDMLKGKQGRFRQNLLGKRVDYSGRSVIVVGPTLKLNQCGLPKRMALELFKPFVYSKLKMYGMAPTIKFASKLIRAEKPEVWDMLEEVIKEHPVLLNRAPTLHRLGIQAFEPILIEGKAIQLHPLVCTAFNADFDGDQMAVHVPISLEAQLEARVLMMSTNNVLSPSNGRPIIVPSKDIVLGIYYLTLQVPKEDNLPSFGAFCEVEHSLSDGTLHIHSSIKYRMEYINSSGETHYKTVCTTPGRLILWQIFPKHENLGFDLINQILTVKEITGIVDLVYRNCGQSATVAFSDKLMVLGFEYATFSGVSFGRCDMVIPETKATHVDHARGEIKKFSMQYQDGLITRSERYNKVIDEWSKCTDMIASDMLKAISIYDGNSKYNSVYMMVNSGARGSTSQMKQLAGMRGLMTKPSGEIIETPIISNFREGLNVFEYFNSTHGARKGLADTALKTANSGYLTRRLVDVSQNCIVTKHDCKTKNGLVVRATVEGSTIVASLESVVLGRTSANGIYNPVTKELLVKAGELIDEDKVKQISIAGLDAVKIRSPLTCEISPGVCSLCYGRDLATGKIVSIGEAVGVIAAQSVGEPGTQLTMRTFHIGGVMTRGVESSNIIASISAKIKLNNSNIIIDRNGNKIVISRSCEVVLVDSLGSEKLKHSVPYGAKLYVDESGSVKIGDKVAEWDPYTLPIITEKTGIVSYQDLKDGISITEVMDESTGISSKVVKDWKLHSGGASLRPRIVLLDDNGEVMTLASGVEACYFIPIGAVLNVQNGQKVHAGDVITRTPRESVKTRDITGGLPRVIELFEARRPKEHAIVSEIDGYVAFSEKDRRGKRSILIKPVDEQISPVEYLVSRSKHVIVNEGDFVRKGDLLMDGDPDLHDILRVLGLEALAHYMISEIQQVYRLQGVRIDNKHLEVILKQMLQKVEITDPGDTMYLVGESIDKLEVDSENDAMSNSGKRPAHYLPILQGITRASLETSSFISAASFQETTKVLTEAAFCGKSDPLSGLKENVIVGRLIPAGTGLIMNKIRALSLCDNVDKYEKYFDIETYDEKWLMDNGCHLHSGKEESVVASHYDQSN; the protein is encoded by the coding sequence ATGGTTGATTCTTCTTATATGTACGCTTCTGGTGCTTTTGTTCCTAGAGTTTCTTATTCTAGGTCGATTGATTTAAAAGATTCTTTATTGGATTTGGTTAAGGTTCAAAAAGAATCGTATGATTCATTTGCTCCTAAGAATAAGGGTAATGAAAGACTTGAAGTTATCTTTCATACAATCTTTCCAATAAATGATCCTTTGCGTAGGGCTACTATTGAGTTTATAAGTTGTAGGGTAGATGATCCTAAGTATGATGAATCTGAGTGTATAAAGCGTGGTGTAACTTTTTCTGCTCAGGTTATTGCTTCTATACGTCTTGTTGTTATGCAGGATGGTATTTCTCTTGATGAATATAAATCGATTAAAGGGAGTGGAGATCATTCTAAACTTGCAACCGTTGTAAAATCTATAGAAGAGCAGGAAGTCCACTTTTGTGGGTTGCCTATGATGACTGATAAGGGCACTTTCATCATTAATGGTGTAGAAAAAGTTATTGTCTCACAAATGCATAGGTCTCCTGGTGTATTTTTTGATAGCGACAAGGGAAAAACTTACAATTCTGGTAAATTGATCTATTCTGCTAGAATTATTCCTTATAGGGGTTCTTGGCTTGATATTGAATTTGATGTTAAAGACCATTTGTATTTTCGTGTTGATAGAAAAAGAAAATTGCCAATCTCAGTTTTGTTAAAGGCGTTAGGTCTATCAAATAATGATATACTCGATAGATTTTATGAGAAAATAAAGTATGTAAAACATAAAGATGGTTGGAAAGTGCCTTTTGTTCCTGATAAATTTAAAGGAGTGAGGTTGCCTTTTGACTTAATGGATATTCAAGGTAATGTGCTGCTTAAAGCTAACGTTCGTATTACCTCAAGACTAGCTAAAAAGCTATATGATAATGAATTGAAAGAGTATCTGGTTCCTTTCAATTCTATATGTGGTTTATTTCTCGCAGAAGATTTAATAGATAGTGCTAGCTCTACGAAAATTTTATCTGCTGGTGAATCTATAAAACTGGAAGACATAAAGAAGCTTGAGTTATTGTCTGTGGATGAAATATCAGTATTGAACATAGATAATGTATCTGTTGGACCTTATATATTAAATACGCTTTTCTTAGACGAAAACATGTCTTATCAGGATGCGCTATATGAAATATATAGAGTTTTGCGTCCTGGTGAAGTTCCTGTTTTAGAGATAGTAGAGGAGTTTTTCCGTAATCTTTTCTTCAGTCCGGAATATTATGATTTGTCTAACATTGGTAGGTTGAAGCTTAACTCTTACCTTGGATTAAATTATGATGAGGATTTAACTGTTTTAACGTATGAAGATATTATTGAAATTGTAAAAAAAATAGTATTGTTACGTGACGGTCAAGGATCTGTAGATGATATTGATCATTTAGGAAACAGAAGAGTAAGATCAGTCGGAGAGTTTATAGAAAATCAATTTAGAACTGGGTTGTTGAAATTGGAACGCGCAATAGTTGATTCTATGTCCACTTCTAGTTTAGATAAAGTTTCTCCATCTGATTTTATTAATCCAAAAGTGTTAACTAATGTATTAAGAGATTTTTTCAATTCTTCTCAATTATCTCAATTTATGGATCAGACTAATCCATTATCTGAAATAACACATAAAAGAAGGTTGTCCGCGTTAGGTCCTGGCGGTTTAACAAGAGAAAGGGCAGGATTTGAAGTGCGTGATGTTCATCCAACTCATTATGGAAGAATTTGCCCTATTGAGACTCCTGAAGGGCAAAATATAGGGTTAATCAACAGTTTAGCTATATACGCGCGTATTAATAAATATGGTTTCATTGAAAGTCCTTATAGAAAAGTAGTTAATAGGGTTGTTACTGATCAAATTGAGTATCTGTCCGCCATAGATGAAGGTTTATATTATATAGCTGATACCAGCGCAAAGCTCGATGAAAATAATTGCTTTGTTGATGATATGCTATACTGTAGATATGCTAGTAGTTTCATTATGGTAAGTAGTGATCAGGTGAGTTACATTGACGTATCTCCTAAGCAGGTAATATCAGTTGCGGCTTCCTTGATTCCATTTTTAGAAAATGATGATGCTAATAGAGCATTAATGGGCTCAAATATGCAACGTCAGGCCGTACCTTTATTGAAGCCCACCGCTCCTCTGGTTGCTACTGGTATGGAGTCTTTTGTAGCTTCTGGCTCTGGTGCTGTAGTTTTAGCAAAACGCGATGGCATAGTTGATAGTTCTGATAGTAACTCTATAGTTATACGTGCTTTTGATAAAGAAAGGGTTAACTACTTGGACGTAGATATTTATCATCTAAGGAAATTTCAGCGTTCTAACCACAATACTTGTATTAATCAAAGACCGCTAGTGTGCGTAGGTGATTATGTTAAAAAGGGTGATGTAATAGCTGATGGTCCTGCAATTAACAGTGGTGAGTTGGCGCTTGGTAAAAATTTGCTAGTCGCTTTTATGTCTTGGCAAGGTTATAATTTTGAAGACTCTATTATTATTTCTAGTGAAGTTGTTAAAAAAGATCTCTTTACTTCTATTCATATAGAAGAATTTGACTGTGTTGTACATGATACCCCTTTAGGATCAGAAAAAATAACTCGTGCTATACCTGGTGTCAATGAAGAAAATCTATATCACTTAGATGATAGTGGTATAGTGAAAATTGGTACAAGAGTTGGTCCAGGCTATATTCTGGTAGGTAAAGTTACACCTAAACCTTCTCTTTCATTGCCTCCTGAAACGAAGTTATTAATGACAATTTTTGGTGAAAAGTCATTCGATTGTGCGGATTCCTCTTTATATACATCTCCAGATGTTGAAGGGACAGTAATTGATGTACAAGTCTTTACACGCAGGGGGGTTGAAGAAAATGAAAGGGCATTACTCATCAAACAAAAAGAGGTAAATGACTTTGAGGGAGAGCGAGATTATATAATCAATGTTACTAGTGAATATTTCTATGATGAACTGAAGAAACTTCTTATTAATTCTGGTTCTCAAGATCGAGAAAAATTTGACTCTATTGAACGTGAGCAATGGTGGGGTATAGGATTAAAAAACCAATCCATTTCTGAGCAAGTTAAGAGCTTAAAAAAAGATTTTGATGAAAAAGTATCACATGCAATAGCACAGTTTAAGCGAAAAGTAGAAAAATTACATGAAGGTTATGACCTGCCTCAAGGTGTGTCGATGTCAGTAAAAGTTTTCATTGCTGTGAAACATAGTCTGCAACCAGGGGATAAAATGGCTGGTAGACATGGGAATAAAGGTGTGATCTCTCGAGTTGTACCAGTGGAAGATATGCCTTATTTGGAAGATGGTACTCCTGTTGATATTATTCTTAACCCTCTTGGTGTTCCTTCACGAATGAATGTAGGACAAATACTGGAAACGCATGTAGGTTGGGCTTGTAGAAAATTAGGGGAAAGGGTAAGTAATATTCTCGATGAGATCAATAAAATCAAAAGTGCTTTTTGCAAGGGAATTAGGTCCCTTAACGATGATAATTTTACACAATTTGCAGTAGCATACCTTGACAATAAAAAAATTGAAAATATTGATGATGATGAAATAATGGCTTCTGTTTTAAATACACCTAATAAGAATGCACTAAATGACGAGTTGAATGTGTTAGTAGAGAACTATTTGAACTCTTGTAAAAGTTCATACAGCAATTTACGTGATTTCCTGATTGAGGTTTATAGCTATGGTAGTAACGTATCTATCTGTAATGATATTCGTAATATTAGTGATAATAATCTCATTGAATTTGCACGTAAATTACGTGATGGCGTTCCTGTTGCTGCACCTGTATTTGAGGGTCCAAAAGATGAACAAATAGCAAAATTATTTGAACTTGCTGGTTTGGATCACTCTGGACAAGCTGTATTATACGACGGTTGCAGAGGTGAAAAATTCGACCGCAAGGTTACAGTTGGTTACATGTACATGCTTAAGTTGCATCACTTGGTTGATGGTAAAATTCATGCACGTTCAGTAGGGCCTTATAGTTTGGTTACTCAACAACCTCTAGGAGGAAAATCTCATTTTGGTGGTCAGCGTTTTGGTGAAATGGAATGTTGGGCATTACAAGCCTATGGTGCTGCTTATACTTTGCAGGAAATGTTAACTGTGAAGTCTGATGATATTAATGGTAGAGTTAAGATTTACGAATCGATAATAAAAGGTGACAGTAATTTTGAATGTGGAATTCCTGAATCCTTTAATGTGATGATAAAAGAACTACGTTCTTTATGTTTAAATGTAGATTTAAAGCAAAATAATGTAGTGATTGAAGATATATCTCACACTAACATTGCACAACCTTTTAATGAGGTTAGCATATCGATTGCTAGCCCTGAAAGTATTAAGCGTATATCTTGTGGTGAGATAGAAGATGTTTCAACTGCAAATTATCGTACGTTCAAAGTTGAGAAAGGTGGATTATTTTGCCCTAAGGTTTTTGGCCCTGTCAATGACGATGAATGTTTATGTGGAAAATACAAAAAAAGAAGACACAGAGGTCGCATATGTGAAAAATGCGGAGTAGAAGTTACATCTTCCAAAGTAAGAAGAGAAAGGATGGGTCATATAGAGCTTGCATCTCCTGTTGCTCATATATGGTTTTTGAAATCGCTTCCTTCAAGAATTGGAGCATTATTGGATATGTCTCTCAGAGATATTGAGAATATTTTATATAGCGATAATTATATCGTGATAGATCCTCTTGTTTCGCCTTTTGAAAAAGGTGAGATTATGAGTGAAAAAGCTTATAATGAAGCTAAAGATAGCTATGGGATCGATAGTTTTGTAGCTATGCAAGGTGTTGAAGCTATAAGAGAGTTGCTAACGCGCCTTGATTTACATGAAATTAGGAAGGATTTAAGACTAGAATTAGAGTCTGTTGCTTCTGAGATAAGAAGAAAGAAAATTATAAAGAGATTGCGTATTATTGAAAATTTCATTAAATCTGGAAATAGGCCTGAGTGGATGATACTTACAACTATACCTATTTTACCACCTGATTTGCGTCCTTTGGTATCGCTTGAAAGTGGTCGTCCTGCAGTTTCTGATCTGAATCATCATTATAGGACTATTATTAATAGAAATAACAGGTTGAGGAAATTGTTGAGCTTAAATCCTCCTGAGATTATGATTCGTAATGAAAAAAGGATGTTACAAGAAGCAGTTGATTCTCTTTTTGATAATAGTCGTCGTAATACTTTGGTAAACAAAGCTGGTGCCGTTGGATATAAAAAGTCCATTAGTGATATGTTAAAAGGAAAACAGGGTCGTTTTCGCCAGAACCTCTTAGGAAAAAGGGTAGACTACTCTGGACGTTCTGTAATAGTTGTTGGTCCAACTTTGAAACTAAATCAGTGTGGATTACCAAAAAGAATGGCTCTTGAACTATTCAAACCTTTTGTTTACTCAAAGCTTAAGATGTATGGTATGGCTCCAACTATTAAGTTTGCTAGTAAGTTGATAAGAGCAGAAAAACCAGAAGTTTGGGATATGCTTGAAGAGGTAATAAAAGAGCATCCTGTTTTGTTGAATAGAGCGCCTACGCTACATAGGCTTGGTATTCAGGCTTTTGAGCCAATCCTTATTGAAGGCAAAGCAATACAGCTTCATCCGCTTGTTTGTACGGCGTTTAATGCTGATTTTGATGGTGACCAAATGGCAGTGCATGTGCCAATTTCATTGGAAGCTCAGCTTGAAGCTAGGGTGTTGATGATGTCCACTAATAACGTTTTAAGTCCTTCTAATGGCAGACCGATTATAGTTCCTAGTAAAGATATAGTACTTGGTATATATTATCTGACTTTACAAGTACCTAAGGAAGATAATTTACCATCTTTCGGTGCTTTTTGTGAAGTTGAGCATTCTTTGAGTGATGGTACTTTACATATTCATTCTAGTATAAAGTATAGGATGGAGTATATTAATAGCAGCGGTGAAACTCACTATAAAACTGTTTGTACAACTCCCGGCCGTTTGATATTATGGCAAATTTTTCCTAAGCATGAGAATCTAGGCTTCGATCTAATAAATCAGATATTAACAGTCAAGGAAATAACTGGTATAGTTGATTTAGTATATCGTAACTGTGGTCAAAGTGCTACAGTGGCATTTTCTGATAAACTAATGGTACTTGGCTTTGAGTATGCCACATTTTCTGGTGTTTCTTTTGGTCGTTGTGATATGGTTATACCTGAAACTAAAGCTACACATGTTGATCACGCGAGGGGTGAAATTAAGAAATTCTCTATGCAATATCAAGATGGGCTAATAACTAGAAGTGAAAGGTATAACAAGGTTATAGATGAATGGTCTAAGTGTACGGATATGATAGCTAGTGATATGTTAAAAGCAATATCTATATATGATGGAAATAGTAAGTACAACTCAGTGTATATGATGGTTAACTCTGGTGCAAGGGGTTCTACTTCACAGATGAAACAGCTGGCAGGAATGCGAGGGCTCATGACCAAACCTTCTGGTGAGATTATAGAAACACCTATAATTTCTAATTTCCGTGAAGGATTGAACGTATTTGAGTACTTTAATTCTACTCACGGTGCGCGTAAAGGTTTAGCTGACACTGCGCTTAAAACTGCAAACTCTGGATACTTAACTCGTCGTTTAGTTGATGTGTCTCAAAATTGCATAGTTACAAAGCATGACTGTAAAACAAAAAATGGTCTTGTTGTGAGAGCTACAGTTGAAGGAAGTACTATAGTTGCATCTCTAGAGAGTGTTGTGCTGGGTAGAACATCTGCAAATGGTATATATAACCCAGTGACAAAAGAATTATTAGTAAAAGCAGGGGAATTAATTGATGAGGATAAAGTAAAGCAAATCAGCATTGCAGGTCTTGATGCTGTAAAAATTAGATCGCCTTTAACTTGTGAAATAAGTCCTGGTGTGTGTTCTTTGTGTTATGGAAGAGACCTTGCAACTGGTAAAATTGTTTCAATAGGTGAAGCAGTTGGTGTTATAGCTGCTCAATCTGTTGGAGAGCCAGGTACTCAGTTAACGATGCGTACTTTCCACATAGGTGGGGTAATGACTAGAGGCGTTGAATCCTCAAATATTATAGCTTCTATTAGTGCTAAAATAAAGTTAAACAATAGTAATATAATTATAGATAGAAACGGAAATAAAATTGTGATAAGCCGTTCCTGTGAAGTTGTGTTGGTTGATAGCCTTGGTAGTGAGAAGTTGAAGCATAGTGTACCTTATGGTGCTAAGCTTTATGTGGATGAGAGTGGGTCAGTAAAAATTGGCGATAAAGTTGCGGAATGGGATCCTTATACATTGCCTATTATCACGGAGAAGACTGGTATAGTGTCTTATCAGGACTTAAAAGATGGAATTTCGATCACTGAAGTGATGGATGAATCTACAGGAATATCAAGCAAAGTAGTAAAAGACTGGAAATTGCATTCTGGTGGAGCTAGTTTACGTCCTCGTATTGTGCTGCTTGACGATAATGGTGAAGTAATGACACTCGCAAGTGGCGTTGAAGCATGTTATTTTATACCAATTGGTGCAGTGCTCAATGTACAAAATGGCCAGAAGGTTCATGCAGGTGATGTTATTACAAGAACACCAAGAGAGTCAGTTAAAACTCGTGATATTACTGGTGGTTTACCAAGGGTTATAGAGTTATTTGAAGCACGTCGTCCTAAAGAGCATGCTATTGTTAGTGAGATAGATGGCTATGTAGCGTTTTCTGAAAAAGACCGTAGAGGAAAACGCAGTATATTAATTAAACCTGTAGATGAACAAATTTCTCCAGTTGAATATTTGGTATCAAGAAGTAAGCATGTAATAGTCAATGAAGGTGATTTTGTGCGTAAAGGTGATCTATTGATGGATGGTGACCCTGATCTCCATGATATTTTACGTGTGCTTGGGTTAGAAGCTCTAGCGCATTATATGATTTCTGAAATACAGCAAGTTTATAGATTGCAGGGTGTTCGTATAGACAACAAGCATTTAGAGGTGATCTTAAAACAAATGCTACAAAAAGTGGAAATTACTGATCCTGGTGATACTATGTACTTGGTTGGCGAAAGCATTGACAAGCTGGAAGTTGATAGCGAAAATGATGCTATGAGTAACTCTGGCAAACGGCCTGCTCATTATCTTCCTATTCTGCAGGGGATTACTAGGGCAAGTCTTGAAACTAGCTCCTTTATTTCTGCTGCCTCTTTCCAAGAGACAACAAAAGTACTTACAGAAGCAGCATTCTGCGGGAAGAGTGATCCTTTAAGTGGATTAAAAGAAAATGTTATAGTAGGAAGATTAATTCCTGCTGGTACAGGTTTGATTATGAATAAGATCAGAGCACTTTCACTTTGTGATAATGTAGATAAATATGAAAAATATTTTGATATTGAAACTTATGACGAAAAATGGTTGATGGATAATGGTTGTCATTTACACTCTGGTAAGGAAGAGAGCGTGGTAGCATCACATTATGATCAGTCGAATTGA